The region GGGTGACCTTAGTCTTTTTCCTCTTTACAGGTTTAGCCATTCAAGTATATACCAATGTCAGACCTTTCGAGCCAAGAGAACGTGACTATTCTGTAGTTGGATCATTTTATGTATTTGCACTCTGGATTGGATTGGGTGTCTATGCTCTTTTTGACTTTCTTAAAAAATACACTTCTACTAAAGTTTTAGCTCCTGCAGTTACAGTTGTCTGCCTATTACTAGTTCCTGTAATTATGGCTGCTCAAAACTGGGATGACCATGATCGATCTGGAAAATACACAGCATTAGCTATGGCTAAAAAATATCTAGATTCCTGTGGTAAAAACGGAATTTTATTCTCTATTGGAGATAACGATACGTTTGCGTTGTGGTATGCTCAAGAAATTGAAAACTACCGTACAGATGTACGTGTGGTTAATACTAGTTTGTTTCAAACCGATTGGTACATTGACCAAATGAAGCGTAAAGCTTACAAAAGTGACCCTATTCCGTCATCCTTATCTCATGATAAATACAAACACGGAACACGAGATTATATTATGAAGCGTTTAAGGTTTAGCGATACACTAGACATTAAAACGTTTATGAATTTTGTAACCAGTGATGACCCTAAAACTAAATTAAAATATGCGTTACAACAAGAAGGTGAAAACTTTGAGGATTACCCTCAACAGTTTTTAAACTCTAATTACTTTCCTGTTGAAAATATTAAAATCCCAGTAGACAAAGATGCTGTATTAGAACATGGTATTGTAAAGCCTAAAGATGCAGATTTGATTGAAGACACCTTATACATTAACATTTCAGATAATGCCATTTATAAAAATAGATTATTGATGTTAGATATTGTTGCCAACAATAATTGGAAACGACCAATCTATTTTACAGGTGGTGCTTTTGGAAATGATGATTACATCTGGATGAAAGATTATCTACAATTAGATGGTATGGTCTACAAGTTAGTACCAATAAAGTCTCCAGTTGCAAGAGCTAATCCTTTTGATATGGGAAGAATTGATACCGAGTTTATGTACAACAAAGTCGTAAATTGGGATTGGGGAAATAGTGGAAGTGAAGACATTTACCACGATCCAGAAACTAGACGAAACTCGATTACCTACAGAGGAAATTTAGCACGATTAATTGAAAACTTAATTAATGAGAATCAATTAGAAAAAGCTGAAGAAATAGCAGACATTGCTATGAAAAATATGCCTGTTGATAAATTTGGACATTATACTTTACTTGAACCTTATATAAGTGCGTATTACGAAGTTGGTAAAAAAGATAAAGCAAGACAATTGTTTAAAGATGTAGCGACTAAGTATCAAGAAAATTTAAAATACTATAGTACGCTAACTCGAGATAATCAGGATAAAAATTTTACTGAAATTCTAACAGATATTGAACGCTACAAAGCTTTAGTGGATGTTTTAGTAGAGTACGATGAAGAATTTGCAAAAGACGAATCTATGATCTTTACCAATTATTTAGAATTGTTTAAACATTATATGGAAAGTGACCCAGAACCAGAAACATTTCCAATGCCAACAGACAACGACTTAATAAAACAGTTAGACACTGTTTTAAATTAAATAACTATAGATGCCTGTTTTTCCTGTAAAAACACCCAAAATTATACAACGCCTTTTTTCAAAATATATTTGGAAAAAGGCGTCGTCATCTAAAACCATATATTTAACTTTTGATGATGGTCCAACTCCAAAAATAACACAATGGACTTTAGATATTTTAAAACAATACCAAGCTAAAGCCACCTTCTTTTGTATAGGTCAAAATATTAAAAAACATCCAGACATCTTTAAGTCAATTGTAGAAGACAAACACACTGTAGGCAACCACACCTTCAATCATTTAAAAGGTTGGAAAACAAATACTAAGACATACATAGATAACACAGATATAACTCAAACTCTTATCGATTCTAAAATAAAAAATAGAAAATCTGAAATAAAACATCTCTTCCGTCCTCCTTTTGGAAAAATTAAGCGCAAGCAAGCAAAGATTCTAATAAATAAAGGATATAAAATTGTTATGTGGAGTGTCATTTCATATGACTGGGAGCAAAAACTTTCTCCTGAACAATGCTTGAAAAACGTCTTAAAACATACTACATCTGGAAGCATTGTTGTATTTCATGATAGTGTAAAAGCGTCAAGAAATATGCAGTTTGCGTTACCTAAAGTATTAGAACACTTTAGTCAAAAAGGGTATCAATTTAAAGCACTTTAAACAAATTGCTCCATGATTTCAATCAAGGTATTAGCGTCT is a window of Olleya sp. YS DNA encoding:
- a CDS encoding polysaccharide deacetylase family protein, producing MPVFPVKTPKIIQRLFSKYIWKKASSSKTIYLTFDDGPTPKITQWTLDILKQYQAKATFFCIGQNIKKHPDIFKSIVEDKHTVGNHTFNHLKGWKTNTKTYIDNTDITQTLIDSKIKNRKSEIKHLFRPPFGKIKRKQAKILINKGYKIVMWSVISYDWEQKLSPEQCLKNVLKHTTSGSIVVFHDSVKASRNMQFALPKVLEHFSQKGYQFKAL